CGTAAAAGAACCGGCAAACGAACCGCTTCCCGTCATAACGGGAAGTCTGAACGAACCGTCTGCCGATAAAACAACTGTTCCTGCTTCACGCTTTAAAAACGGAGGTGTCACCATCTTGAAATGATAACCGCCGTACTCACCGCTGTTATTTTCGCATTCAGCTTCTTCATTTGTTCCTGTGAATATATCCTCAAGTGCCTTGTCCACGTCGCCGTTTCTGTCGATGTTATCAATTCTTGCCGCTTCGTTATCATAGCCTCCGAGCCTTAGCCAGTCAGCAAGTCTGCCGCCGAGATAATAGCCTTTAACATCGGTTATATTGAAATTGTCCCTGATACCGTCAAGGTCGGATACCTTTACTCCGCCTATCCAGAGGCAACAGTTCTGCATAACATCAATCCTTTCGTAAGCATACCTTTTTCAGCGGCGCACACTTTTTCTCACCATATCAAGCAGTATCGGAGCAACGTTCAGCGACGGCTCAGCCAGCACCGCTTCATACAGCGACTCTATAACAGCTCTCGCCTGTGCCTTGTTTGCGACAAGGCGATGCGTGATAAGATCGTTTTCTTTTATGGCAAGCTGTGATATACTGTAGCATTCGCCGGACGCAATTATATCATCAAGCATTGTCAATGTTCTGCGGTACATTGCTATAACGCCCTCATGCACCGTAGGCTTCGCCGTATCATCGGCTATACGGAGCTTTATCAGCTTTTTAAGCTCCTCGTGAGAATACTCGCAAAGCAGCCTTTTAACTGCCGTCCTGTCCTCCGTAATGCTTATATCGTGCGATTCTATCAGCATATCCGTGTCACTGCGGAGTTTAAGCTCCGCCCTGTACTTTTCGAAGAAATTCGCCGCTGTTATCCTGCCGTACTCCCCGTGACCGTAAAAGAATGTGTTGCCGTGCGAATCACGGCATCTGCAATCGGGAATGCCGACATTGTGGAACAGCATAGCATACCGTATATCAGCCTGCGGAGGCGCAAACTCAACGCTTTTGGAAATATGCTCCCACAGCGTGCTGTCATAATATCTTTCCTTATATCTCTGCGCTTTCAGCAGTTCAGGCTCTATTGCGGAAAATACCTCCGGAAACCGAGCCATCACGCCCGAAATATTTCTTGTAAGAAGAATCCTTGTAAAGCGTCTTGACAACTCGTGCTTATCCGCCTCACGCAGAAGCGGTGCGTCCGCCTTTATTGCGTCGGCTGTAACGCTGTCGATCTCATAATTCTCTGCGCCGAGCAGTTCAAGTGCTGTCAGCATATTGAACGGGTTTGTAACAAGGCTCGACTTAGGTTCGAGTTTAAGCGTCAGCTCGTTTTCGTCAAGATCGTTTTCGTGCCACATCACAACGGGATATTCGCCTATTGCTTTCAGCGTTATCACGCCGTCCTTTATGCACGGCATACCGTCAAACGGATCTCTGAATCCTTTTCTTGGATGGTATGCAATCGCAAATGCGGAAAAATCACGGTGAACAAGGTCGAAAATGTAATTGTCGGTATAGACTGC
This window of the [Eubacterium] siraeum genome carries:
- a CDS encoding CCA tRNA nucleotidyltransferase; amino-acid sequence: MAVKRQTLNIPEQALQVLKMLERAGNKAYFVGQCVAELLRGGSPMDYDIITTADFGEMLYVFRDMRIVSQNEDMSSVMVSSLGLVIQVSSYCGEIKDGKAVYTDNYIFDLVHRDFSAFAIAYHPRKGFRDPFDGMPCIKDGVITLKAIGEYPVVMWHENDLDENELTLKLEPKSSLVTNPFNMLTALELLGAENYEIDSVTADAIKADAPLLREADKHELSRRFTRILLTRNISGVMARFPEVFSAIEPELLKAQRYKERYYDSTLWEHISKSVEFAPPQADIRYAMLFHNVGIPDCRCRDSHGNTFFYGHGEYGRITAANFFEKYRAELKLRSDTDMLIESHDISITEDRTAVKRLLCEYSHEELKKLIKLRIADDTAKPTVHEGVIAMYRRTLTMLDDIIASGECYSISQLAIKENDLITHRLVANKAQARAVIESLYEAVLAEPSLNVAPILLDMVRKSVRR